A genomic region of Nostoc sp. UHCC 0702 contains the following coding sequences:
- a CDS encoding response regulator yields the protein MIGNPTQPLLVIEDSDEDFEAFCRVMYKQAVVNPVFRCTDGDEALDFLYHNGSYCNEQSAPRPSIILLDLNLPGTDGREVLEQIKQDQDFKHIPVVVFTTSSNPKDIEICYRYCVASYILKPIDINRLVQTIHSFVTYWLDIVILPDAVSK from the coding sequence ATGATTGGCAACCCCACCCAACCTTTGCTAGTGATTGAAGACAGCGACGAAGACTTTGAAGCCTTCTGTCGAGTCATGTATAAACAAGCTGTTGTCAATCCTGTCTTTCGCTGTACCGATGGCGATGAAGCGCTAGACTTCCTTTACCACAACGGATCTTACTGTAATGAACAAAGCGCCCCCCGTCCCTCGATTATTTTACTCGACCTGAATCTACCAGGAACCGATGGCCGAGAAGTTTTAGAGCAAATCAAGCAAGATCAAGACTTTAAACACATTCCTGTGGTTGTATTTACCACCTCTTCTAACCCGAAAGATATAGAAATATGTTACCGATATTGTGTGGCTAGTTATATTTTGAAACCAATCGACATTAATAGATTGGTACAGACTATTCATAGCTTCGTAACTTATTGGTTAGATATCGTAATTCTCCCTGATGCTGTTAGCAAGTAG
- a CDS encoding PAS domain S-box protein, with product MVQSLTILIIDDCPEDREVYRRYLLQDTENNYTILEEESGEGALTLCQQFRLDAILLDFVLPDLDGLEFLSELRLLTKEAMPATIMLTGYGNEALAVQAMKSGVQDYLVKGQTTGERLRSTIHSAIKNARLRQKLHASEERFRTSVENMLDCFGIYSAIRNDTGEIVDFHVDYVNAAACEFCRMSQEEQQNKGLCEILPNLQKNNLFDECCQVVETGKPLVQESQVYTSFDGKQQSARAIDIRITKMGDGFVASWRDVTEKKQAEERLTESQQFIERIAETTPGILYVYDLVEQRTVYINHQVTNLLGYTPEQIRDMGSEFLSQLMHPDDLALFPMHVRLIFSVEDGEIVENEYRMRHANGEWRCFFSRDTVFSRNSDGSPHQIIGTTFDITARKQTEEQLQLSNERFQLAAAAVNCLIYDWNFENNTVDRTEGLTRILGYSLQEAEATHEWWKQQIHVEDRERLGNYFASIPVDQNRYAAEYRVRHKDQHYLHVLDQGVITRDIFGRIVRAVGSTMDISDRKLAEAALRQSEAKFRRLVESNIVGIYFGDFNGRIYEANDAFLSLFGYTREELEAGSMRWDLMTPPGYQDLDQQKIRELQISGVCTPFEKEYFRKDGTRVPILLGIARINGTQENGYSACFVLDLTQRKLAEAALRESEERYRYLSNAIPQLVWICDAQGNFEHVNQRWCEYTGQTLEQAMKFHWAKVIEPVIHPDELQLVIKAWTKALETGEPYQQEIRYQSRDGSYRWHLVRAVPMKDELGHVIRWFGTSTDIDDSKQLEAERDQLLQLEQAARAEAEAANKMKDDFVAMVSHDLRSPLNAIIGWTGLLRTRKLDANTFATALETIERNAKSQASLLEDLLNISRILRGKLQLELGQVNLPKIVGMAIQTAYPSANDKGIHLKSVVDESIPLIRGDANRLLQVLGNLLSNAIKFTPSEGRIEVCLSVVSGQWSVVNQPLRGSSPDERLALRTKERHPQGVSSQEKQLTTDNEQLTEHSYAQITVSDTGIGISPDFLPYVFERYRQAGGIHKQGGLGLGLAIARHLVELHGGTIQATSPGEGQGSIFTIKLPLL from the coding sequence ATGGTACAATCGCTAACTATCCTAATTATTGACGATTGTCCGGAAGACCGTGAGGTTTATCGTCGCTATCTACTGCAAGACACTGAAAACAACTACACAATTCTCGAAGAAGAATCAGGAGAAGGAGCCTTAACATTATGTCAGCAGTTTCGACTTGATGCTATTTTATTAGACTTTGTACTTCCAGATCTCGATGGATTGGAATTTTTGTCAGAATTACGACTTCTGACAAAGGAAGCTATGCCTGCCACCATCATGTTAACAGGATATGGTAACGAAGCCTTGGCTGTGCAGGCAATGAAAAGTGGCGTCCAAGACTATTTAGTCAAAGGACAAACAACAGGTGAACGTTTGCGTTCCACTATCCACTCAGCAATCAAAAATGCTCGGCTACGCCAAAAACTGCACGCAAGTGAGGAACGTTTCCGCACCTCGGTTGAGAATATGCTGGACTGCTTCGGTATTTACTCAGCTATTCGCAATGACACTGGTGAAATCGTAGACTTTCATGTTGATTATGTAAATGCTGCTGCTTGTGAATTTTGCCGGATGAGCCAGGAGGAACAGCAAAACAAAGGGCTGTGCGAAATTCTACCTAATCTGCAAAAAAATAACTTGTTTGATGAATGTTGCCAAGTTGTGGAAACGGGTAAGCCTTTAGTGCAAGAATCACAGGTGTACACTTCCTTTGATGGCAAACAACAGTCAGCCAGAGCCATTGATATTCGCATCACCAAAATGGGGGATGGCTTTGTTGCATCTTGGCGGGATGTGACTGAGAAAAAGCAAGCGGAGGAACGATTAACAGAGAGTCAGCAGTTTATTGAGCGTATTGCTGAAACAACCCCAGGAATTTTATACGTATACGACTTAGTTGAACAGCGGACTGTTTATATCAATCATCAGGTTACTAATTTGCTTGGTTATACGCCGGAACAAATTCGGGATATGGGTAGTGAGTTCTTGTCACAGTTAATGCATCCTGATGATTTGGCTCTATTCCCCATGCATGTGCGACTAATTTTCTCAGTTGAGGATGGCGAGATTGTAGAAAATGAGTATCGGATGCGACACGCTAATGGGGAATGGCGCTGCTTTTTCAGTCGAGATACTGTATTCAGTAGGAACAGTGACGGTTCGCCGCATCAGATAATTGGTACAACCTTTGATATTACAGCACGCAAGCAGACAGAAGAACAGCTACAACTCAGCAATGAGCGTTTCCAACTAGCAGCAGCGGCTGTAAATTGTCTTATATATGACTGGAATTTTGAAAACAATACGGTTGACAGAACTGAGGGATTAACCAGAATTTTGGGCTATTCTCTGCAAGAGGCAGAAGCAACCCATGAATGGTGGAAACAGCAGATCCATGTTGAAGATAGAGAGAGACTCGGTAACTACTTTGCGAGTATACCTGTTGATCAAAACCGCTATGCTGCTGAGTATCGAGTGCGTCACAAAGATCAGCACTATCTGCATGTGCTAGATCAAGGAGTGATTACGCGAGATATCTTTGGGCGGATAGTGCGAGCAGTGGGCAGTACAATGGATATTAGCGATCGCAAACTTGCTGAAGCCGCACTACGCCAAAGTGAAGCCAAGTTCAGACGCCTTGTGGAATCCAATATAGTAGGCATCTATTTTGGTGACTTCAATGGTCGCATCTATGAAGCAAACGATGCTTTTCTTTCCTTGTTTGGCTACACTCGTGAAGAACTGGAAGCCGGAAGTATGCGTTGGGACTTGATGACACCCCCAGGATACCAAGACCTCGACCAACAAAAAATCCGAGAACTGCAAATATCGGGAGTTTGCACCCCCTTTGAAAAAGAATATTTTCGCAAAGATGGCACGCGTGTGCCGATTCTCTTGGGCATTGCTCGCATCAACGGCACACAGGAAAATGGTTATAGCGCTTGTTTTGTTCTCGACCTCACCCAACGCAAACTTGCAGAAGCAGCTTTACGCGAAAGCGAGGAACGCTACCGCTACTTATCAAATGCTATCCCACAACTCGTCTGGATTTGTGATGCTCAGGGAAACTTTGAGCATGTCAATCAACGCTGGTGTGAATATACTGGGCAAACCCTTGAGCAGGCAATGAAATTTCACTGGGCAAAAGTTATAGAGCCAGTTATACACCCAGATGAGTTGCAACTAGTGATCAAAGCATGGACAAAAGCTTTAGAGACAGGGGAACCTTACCAACAGGAAATCCGCTATCAAAGTCGTGACGGCAGTTATCGCTGGCATTTAGTTAGAGCTGTACCCATGAAGGATGAGCTTGGACATGTCATCAGGTGGTTTGGCACAAGTACAGACATAGACGACAGTAAACAGTTAGAAGCCGAACGTGACCAACTTTTGCAACTTGAACAAGCCGCCCGTGCCGAAGCTGAAGCAGCTAATAAAATGAAAGATGACTTTGTAGCGATGGTATCTCATGATTTGCGATCGCCACTCAATGCAATTATCGGTTGGACAGGACTGTTGCGGACTCGCAAACTCGATGCAAACACCTTCGCCACTGCTTTGGAAACCATAGAACGCAATGCTAAGTCCCAAGCATCACTCCTAGAAGACTTGCTGAATATCTCCCGCATTCTCCGAGGCAAATTACAGCTGGAACTGGGCCAAGTTAATCTACCTAAGATTGTTGGTATGGCAATTCAAACTGCCTACCCATCGGCAAATGACAAAGGTATTCATTTAAAATCTGTAGTCGATGAATCAATTCCACTCATTCGTGGCGATGCCAACCGTTTGCTACAAGTTCTAGGTAATTTACTCTCGAACGCTATTAAGTTTACCCCATCAGAAGGAAGAATAGAAGTTTGCTTGTCAGTTGTTAGTGGTCAGTGGTCAGTGGTGAACCAGCCCCTCAGAGGGAGTTCCCCTGATGAGCGACTGGCGTTAAGGACGAAGGAGCGTCACCCACAAGGGGTCAGTAGTCAAGAAAAACAACTGACAACTGACAACGAACAACTGACAGAACACAGCTATGCCCAAATTACAGTTAGTGACACAGGTATTGGTATCAGCCCTGACTTTCTGCCCTACGTTTTTGAACGCTATCGTCAAGCAGGCGGCATTCACAAACAAGGTGGTTTAGGATTGGGTTTAGCGATCGCCCGTCATTTAGTAGAATTACATGGCGGTACTATTCAAGCTACCAGCCCAGGTGAAGGACAAGGATCTATCTTCACTATTAAGTTACCTTTGTTGTAA
- a CDS encoding cobalt-precorrin-5B (C(1))-methyltransferase: MSRSGYTLPVFACASAVAALHWLRHRQPLKVVSVNLIEPAQIAEIPIEQVAGLSENMALAISRSDPGDNLDLTRNTPIWALVELRGGDEGDEGDEGDEGDEGDGGDEEVVIIRGGEGIGKQLNADDKPAIYAYAQKLLKENLSRMLVEAEKITVTIILPAGRSLAVRTSNAAFGVVEGLSLLGTTGISQPLSTPDQLNLFRSELQQKAERFENLVFCIGENGLDLARKIGINPDKLVKTANWLGPMLVEADVLGVKEILLFGYHGKLLKLAGGIFHTHHHLADGRREILAAHCALVGLKSTDIQVVFNSPTAEAALKYLRSLDESTGSNWVEQVYGAIAQAIDTRSQEYIQSHSSRDPAVTTVCGSILFDRDRKIIIKSKTACILMEKLC; this comes from the coding sequence ATGTCTCGTTCTGGATATACCTTACCTGTTTTCGCCTGTGCTTCTGCAGTTGCAGCTTTACACTGGTTACGCCATCGTCAACCCTTAAAAGTTGTGTCGGTGAATTTAATTGAACCAGCACAAATAGCAGAAATACCAATTGAACAGGTAGCCGGGCTATCTGAAAATATGGCTTTGGCAATTAGCCGCAGTGACCCTGGTGATAATCTTGACCTGACTAGAAATACACCGATTTGGGCGTTGGTGGAATTGAGAGGGGGAGATGAGGGAGATGAGGGAGATGAGGGGGATGAGGGGGATGAGGGGGATGGGGGAGATGAGGAGGTCGTGATTATTAGAGGGGGGGAAGGAATTGGCAAGCAGCTAAATGCTGATGACAAGCCTGCTATTTATGCTTATGCCCAAAAGCTGCTAAAAGAAAATTTGTCCCGAATGCTAGTAGAAGCAGAAAAAATCACTGTGACAATTATTCTACCAGCAGGGCGATCGCTTGCTGTTCGCACTTCTAATGCTGCCTTTGGCGTTGTTGAAGGACTTTCTCTGTTGGGGACAACGGGAATTTCTCAACCTTTGAGTACACCAGATCAGTTAAACCTATTTCGCAGCGAATTACAACAGAAAGCTGAGCGTTTTGAAAATTTGGTATTTTGTATCGGCGAAAATGGCTTAGATTTAGCCAGAAAAATCGGTATTAATCCCGACAAACTGGTAAAAACTGCTAATTGGCTAGGGCCAATGTTAGTAGAAGCTGATGTCTTAGGTGTTAAAGAAATCTTATTGTTTGGCTATCATGGCAAGCTGTTGAAATTGGCTGGAGGAATTTTTCATACTCATCACCACTTGGCTGATGGACGGCGGGAAATTCTGGCAGCGCACTGTGCCTTAGTTGGTTTAAAGTCAACAGATATACAAGTAGTGTTTAATAGTCCTACCGCTGAAGCGGCATTAAAATACCTGCGATCGCTAGATGAATCCACTGGTAGTAATTGGGTTGAGCAAGTTTATGGCGCGATCGCCCAAGCCATAGATACTCGTTCCCAAGAATACATCCAAAGTCATAGCAGCCGCGACCCAGCAGTAACAACAGTTTGTGGCTCAATTCTCTTTGACCGCGATCGTAAAATTATCATTAAGAGCAAAACTGCCTGCATCTTAATGGAAAAATTATGTTAA
- the guaA gene encoding glutamine-hydrolyzing GMP synthase has product MIVILDFGSQYSELIARRIRETQVYSEVLSYRTTAEHLRQLNPKGIILSGGPSSVYGDSAPHCDPEIWKLGIPILGVCYGMQLMVSQLGGEVAKADRGEYGKASLYIDDPTDLLTNVEDGTTMWMSHGDSVTQMPPGFELLAHTENTPCAAIADHERKLYGVQFHPEVVHSVGGLALIRNFVYHICDCEPTWTTAAFVEESIREIRARVGEKRVLLALSGGVDSSTLAFLLHKAIGDQLTCVFIDQGFMRKYEPERLVKLFQEQFHIPVEYVNARDRFLTAIAGVTDPEEKRRRIGHEFIREFEETSKRLGHFDYLAQGTLYPDVIESADTNVDPQTGERVAVKIKSHHNVGGLPKDLRFKLVEPLRKLFKDEVRKVGRSIGLPEEIVQRQPFPGPGLAIRILGEVTAERLNILRDADLIVRQEINQRGLYHEYWQAFAVLLPVRSVGVMGDKRTYAFPIVLRIVKSEDGMTADWARVPYEVLEVISNRIVNEVKGVNRVVYDITSKPPGTIEWE; this is encoded by the coding sequence ATGATTGTAATTTTGGACTTCGGTTCTCAGTATTCCGAACTCATAGCCCGTCGCATTCGCGAAACTCAAGTATACTCCGAAGTTTTGTCTTATCGCACTACAGCCGAACATTTACGGCAGCTAAATCCCAAGGGGATCATCCTCTCTGGTGGCCCAAGTTCAGTTTATGGTGATAGCGCTCCCCATTGTGACCCAGAAATCTGGAAATTAGGAATTCCCATCTTGGGTGTTTGCTACGGGATGCAACTGATGGTCAGCCAACTCGGTGGGGAAGTGGCAAAGGCGGATCGCGGTGAGTATGGCAAGGCATCCCTATATATTGATGATCCCACAGACTTACTGACTAACGTCGAAGATGGCACCACTATGTGGATGAGTCATGGGGACTCAGTGACTCAAATGCCGCCAGGCTTTGAATTACTAGCCCATACAGAAAATACTCCTTGCGCTGCCATTGCAGACCATGAAAGGAAACTTTACGGCGTGCAGTTCCATCCGGAAGTGGTGCATTCTGTTGGTGGTTTGGCATTAATCCGCAACTTTGTTTACCACATCTGTGACTGTGAACCCACCTGGACAACAGCAGCTTTTGTGGAAGAATCGATTCGGGAAATTCGGGCGAGAGTCGGTGAAAAGCGGGTACTGTTAGCGCTGTCTGGGGGAGTAGATTCTTCTACCCTAGCTTTCTTGCTGCATAAAGCCATCGGGGATCAGTTAACTTGTGTGTTTATCGACCAAGGGTTTATGCGGAAGTATGAACCAGAACGGTTAGTAAAGCTGTTTCAGGAGCAGTTTCACATTCCCGTAGAGTATGTCAACGCCCGCGATCGCTTCTTAACTGCAATTGCTGGTGTCACAGACCCCGAAGAAAAACGTCGTCGTATCGGTCACGAATTTATTCGGGAATTTGAAGAAACATCTAAACGCCTCGGTCACTTTGATTATCTGGCTCAAGGTACTCTGTATCCAGATGTGATTGAATCCGCAGATACCAATGTTGATCCCCAAACTGGTGAACGGGTAGCGGTGAAAATTAAGAGTCATCACAACGTTGGCGGCTTACCCAAAGACTTGCGGTTTAAATTGGTGGAACCTTTACGCAAACTGTTTAAAGATGAAGTCCGTAAAGTTGGGCGTTCCATTGGTTTGCCAGAAGAAATTGTCCAACGGCAACCTTTCCCCGGCCCTGGTTTGGCAATTCGCATTTTGGGCGAAGTGACTGCCGAACGATTAAACATCTTGCGCGATGCCGATTTGATTGTGCGGCAAGAAATTAACCAACGTGGTTTATATCACGAATACTGGCAAGCATTTGCTGTATTGCTTCCAGTTCGTAGCGTTGGCGTTATGGGCGACAAGCGTACCTACGCCTTCCCCATTGTCTTGCGGATTGTCAAGAGTGAAGATGGTATGACTGCTGATTGGGCGCGAGTACCTTATGAGGTATTGGAAGTAATTTCTAACCGGATTGTTAATGAAGTAAAAGGTGTGAATCGCGTGGTTTATGACATTACTTCCAAACCGCCTGGAACCATCGAGTGGGAATAA